A genomic window from Populus alba chromosome 19, ASM523922v2, whole genome shotgun sequence includes:
- the LOC118063390 gene encoding probable disease resistance protein At4g27220, with the protein MLRQNDPVSHHVDISFWEYVEKMDDGRMRCKFCRHLFAKGTSISRIKFHLAGVTGRGVKTCGPVPQDVQDAAFAAIDGPPEKKLKTVAGSSNNDVTNEISASAQQQNNEMMMARQREDLSLEDWMASIPVEDMELLERGRFHERPSFNQADEHRGDPSQPTHDQLCSPSVNNDATMNDAQNVVGVRTEPVVQVLEQSNAELDNLSVDAGRTQVGVQGMEHGGEEERVCSHLDMDNSMENTGEGSVQHVDRIVSPCNRRGATERLVQPGLGGSSSGVNVNHTAILTSPQEQNNEVYNLTGDGTSIQAPDMYEKSWVEIINSLMDDGMQNAIGVAQPGAGASSSGVLKYNTSETRGDPLPCAISASAQEHNNKVIYVEMAQGEPFFTGEIACDLLRGRTELVHNAPKTRPLTEQASPETELPWGRNSPEQLQHDAFETIPRTEQAPLLERGSSHDRQSINQVDEPREDSSQPADLLCLGHARYDGQLCSPAVNNDAIMNDVQNMDRMRKEPVEKEEEDMDTNSGRSVQRAGASSSVGLKHNTSETRGAPLPTGSTKLVGRAFEENRKVIWSWLRDDEVSTIGIYGMGGAGKTTMLKHIHNELLRIADISHHVFWVTVSQDFSIHTLQKKIAKCINLSLSNEEEELHIAAELSRELIKKQKWILILDDLWDSFELHEVGIPVPLKGCKLIMTTRSKEVCGRMDCRNNIIVNPLSDGEAWTLFREILGHDTPLSTEVEQIAKSITKECDGLPLGIKTMAGTMKVVDGIHGWSNALERLRQSRVGPNGMERVFSSLRFSYTHLSDVTMQQCFLYCALFPEDSAINRLKLIHYLIDMGVIKGLPSRKAEFDEGHSMLDRLEKVFLLKRISDGGAVMMHDLIRDMAIQILEENSQAIVKAGAQLKELPDTEEWTEKLTTVSLMNNQIEEICSSHSLRCPNLSTLLLCNNHRLRFIAGSFFEQLHGLKVLDLSRTAIECLPDSVSNLVGLTSLLLKDCRRLSRVPSLKKLRALKRLDLSRAPLEKIPHGMKCLSNLRYLRMNGCGEKKFPSGILPKLSHLQVFILEEWILNDGRMGVQTYAPVTVEGKEVGCLRKLESLECYFEDHSNYVEYLKSRDQTQSLRKCKIVIGHFREDELRKLKHSCLGSKMIVVGNLNINRDGDLQVISSNDIQQLICKCIDTRSLGDVVPLKYATELEFISIRSCNSMESLISSSWFCSAPLPSPFYNGIFSGLKKYYCCGCKSMKNLFPLVLLPNLVNLEEITVTQCEKMVEIIGGIRLDEEGVMGEENNINTELKLPKLRVLTLHELPELKSICSAKLICDSLEVIHVCNCKSMEILFPSSWFCSAALPSPSYNGGTRSNEEGVMGEESSTNTRFNLPKLLYLELSGLPELRSICCAKLICNSLEYIFIIKCEKLKRMGICFSLLENGQPSPPPSLEEIIAYPEKWWESVVEWEHPNTKDVLRPFVRFKNLDVGHIERKLRKHAS; encoded by the exons ATGCTTCGACAGAATGATCCAGTTTCGCATCATGTTGACATATCTTTTTGGGAATATGTTGAAAAGATGGATGATGGTCGCATGAGGTGTAAGTTTTGTAGGCATTTATTTGCCAAAGGTACTTCCATTTCGAGGATCAAATTCCATTTAGCAGGAGTGACAGGCCGTGGTGTTAAAACTTGTGGACCAGTGCCTCAAGATGTCCAAGACGCAGCCTTTGCAGCAATTGATGGCCCTCCAGAAAAGAAACTTAAAACTGTAGCAGGCTCAAGCAATAACGATGTCACTAATGAAATTTCAGCTTCAGCACAACAACAGAACAATGAAATGATGATGGCACGACAACGAGAAGATCTTTCGCTTGAAGATTGGATGGCTAGCATCCCTGTTGAAGACATGGAGCTTCTGGAGAGAGGTAGATTTCATGAGAGGCCATCATTTAATCAAGCTGATGAGCATCGAGGTGATCCATCCCAACCAACACATGATCAACTCTGTTCTCCATCAGTAAACAATGATGCCACCATGAATGATGCACAGAACGTAGTTGGAGTGAGGACAGAACCAGTGGTTCAAGTGTTGGAACAAAGCAATGCAGAACTTGACAATTTGTCTGTGGATGCTGGAAGGACACAAGTGGGAGTTCAGGGCATGGAACATGGTGGGGAGGAAGAGAGAGTTTGTTCGCATTTAGACATGGACAATAGCATGGAAAACACTGGTGAAGGATCTGTTCAGCATGTTGACAGAATTGTCTCTCCTTGTAATAGAAGAGGTGCAACAGAAAGATTAGTGCAGCCTGGCCTAGGTGGAAGCTCTTCTGGAGTAAATGTGAATCATACTGCCATTTTAACCAGtccacaagaacaaaacaatgaAGTCTACAATTTGACAGGAGATGGAACAAGTATACAAGCACCAGATATGTATGAAAAAAGCTGGGTGGAGATAATTAATTCGTTAATGGATGATGGTATGCAGAATGCGATTGGAGTAGCGCAGCCTGGCGCAGGAGCTAGCTCTTCTGGAGTCCTTAAATACAACACAAGTGAGACTAGAGGAGATCCATTACCTTGTGCAATTTCAGCTTCTGCTCAAGAACATAACAATAAAGTGATATATGTAGAAATGGCACAAGGAGAACCTTTTTTCACTGGGGAAATTGCATGTGATTTGCTTAGAGGAAGGACTGAACTTGTGCATAATGCACCGAAGACTAGACCACTAACTGAGCAAGCTAGTCCAGAGACTGAGCTTCCATGGGGTCGTAATTCCCCTGAACAGCTTCAGCATGATGCATTTGAGACTATACCGAGAACAGAGCAAGCGCCGCTTCTGGAGAGAGGTAGCTCTCATGACAGGCAATCAATTAATCAGGTCGATGAGCCTCGAGAAGATTCATCCCAACCAGCAGATCTATTGTGTCTTGGCCACGCAAGATATGATGGTCAACTCTGCTCTCCAGCAGTAAACAATGATGCCATTATGAATGATGTGCAGAACATGGATAGAATGAGGAAAGAACCAGtagagaaggaggaggaggatatgGATACCAATAGTGGAAGATCAGTGCAGCGTGCAGGAGCTAGCTCTTCTGTAGGGCTTAAACACAACACAAGTGAGACTAGAGGAGCTCCTTTACCTACTGGCTCTACAAAGCTAGTGGGTCGAGCATTTGAAGAGAATAGGAAAGTGATATGGTCCTGGTTAAGGGACGATGAAGTCTCAACCATTGGCATTTACGGGATGGGAGGAGCTGGTAAAACCACAATGCTGAAACATATCCATAATGAGCTTCTACGAATTGCAGATATTTCTCATCATGTTTTCTGGGTGACCGTGTCTCAAGATTTCAGCATTCATACATTGCAGAAGAAGATTGCAAAATGTATAAATTTATCTCTTTCCAATGAAGAGGAGGAGCTGCACATAGCTGCGGAATTGTCACGAGAactaataaagaaacaaaaatggattctaattttagatgatttgtgggACTCATTTGAGCTACACGAAGTGGGAATTCCTGTCCCATTGAAAGGATGCAAGCTGATTATGACAACTCGATCAAAAGAGGTTTGTGGACGAATGGATTGCCGAAACAATATCATAGTGAATCCTCTTTCTGATGGAGAAGCTTGGACTTTGTTCAGGGAGATCCTTGGACATGACACACCTCTCTCTACAGAAGTGGAACAAATTGCAAAATCTATCACAAAGGAGTGTGATGGTTTGCCGCTAGGAATTAAAACAATGGCTGGAACCATGAAGGTGGTGGATGGCATACACGGGTGGAGTAATGCTTTAGAGCGACTGAGACAATCAAGAGTTGGGCCAAATGGCATGGAAAGGGTATTTTCATCATTGAGATTTAGTTACACCCACCTAAGCGATGTAACTATGCAACAATGTTTCTTGTATTGTGCATTATTTCCAGAAGACTCTGCTATCAATAGACTGAAATTGATACATTATTTGATTGATATGGGAGTGATAAAAGGGCTGCCGAGTAGGAAGGCAGAATTTGATGAAGGTCATTCGATGCTTGATAGACTTGAAAAAGTTTTCCTATTGAAAAGAATAAGTGATGGTGGTGCTGTAATGATGCATGATTTGATTAGGGACATGGCCATCCAAATACTGGAAGAGAACTCTCAAGCCATTGTTAAAGCTGGtgcacaattaaaagaattgccGGATACAGAGGAGTGGACAGAGAAACTTACGACCGTTTCACTAATGAACAACCAAATTGAAGAGATTTGTTCCAGCCATTCACTGAGGTGTCCAAATCTATCAACCTTATTGCTATGTAATAATCATAGGTTGCGATTCATTGCGGGTTCATTTTTCGAGCAACTGCATGGGCTCAAGGTCCTCGATCTGTCTAGAACGGCTATTGAATGTTTGCCTGATTCTGTCTCTAATTTGGTGGGTCTCACTTCATTGTTGCTCAAAGATTGTCGGAGGTTAAGCCGTGTACCATCATTGAAAAAGCTCAGGGCACTAAAGAGGTTAGATCTCTCTCGTGCTCCACTTGAAAAGATTCCTCATGGCATGAAATGTCTATCCAACCTAAGGTATCTAAGAATGAATGGATGTGGTGAAAAGAAGTTTCCTAGTGGGATATTACCTAAACTCTCTCACTTGCAAGTCTTTATACTAGAGGAATGGATTCTTAATGATGGTAGAATGGGTGTGCAAACATATGCTCCAGTAACAGTTGAAGGTAAGGAAGTAGGATGCTTGAGGAAGTTGGAAAGTTTGGAATGCTATTTTGAAGATCACTCTAACTACGTGGAGTATCTCAAATCTCGGGATCAGACCCAATCACTAAGGAAATGCAAAATTGTTATAGGACATTTCAGGGAAGACGAACTTAGGAAATTAAAGCATAGTTGTCTCGGAAGTAAAATGATTGTTGTGGGTAATTTGAATATCAATAGAGATGGAGATCTTCAGGTCATCTCCTCAAATGACATTCAACAACTAATTTGTAAATGTATCGATACGAGAAGTTTAGGTGATGTTGTGCCATTAAAGTATGCAACTGAACTGGAGTTTATCAGTATTCGTAGTTGCAATAGCATGGAGAGCTTgatttcatcttcttggttctgcTCTGCTCCACTACCATCTCCATTTTATAACGGTATATTTTCTGGTCTTAAGAAGTACTATTGTTGTGGTTGTAAAAGTATGAAGAATTTGTTCCCTCTTGTCTTGCTGCCAAACCTCGTAAACCTAGAAGAGATTACAGTTACTCAATGTGAGAAGATGGTGGAGATAATAGGTGGAATAAGATTAGATGAAGAAGGGGTTATGGGTGAAGAAAACAACATCAACACTGAACTCAAACTGCCAAAGTTAAGAGTTCTGACATTGCATGAATTACCGGAACTTAAAAGCATTTGTAGTGCAAAACTGATTTGCGATTCTCTCGAAGTAATTCATGTATGCAATTGCAAAAGCATGGAGATCTTGTTTCCATCTTCTTGGTTTTGCTCTGCTGCACTACCATCTCCATCTTATAATG GTGGAACAAGATCAAATGAAGAAGGGGTTATGGGTGAAGAAAGCAGCACCAACACTAGATTTAACCTCCCAAAGTTATTATATCTGGAATTGAGTGGATTACCAGAACTCAGAAGCATTTGTTGTGCAAAATTGATTTGCAATTCTCtcgaatatatttttataataaaatgtgAGAAGCTAAAGAGGATGGGAATTTGTTTTtcgttgcttgaaaatggccagccatctcctcccccttctcttGAAGAAATTATAGCATATCCAGAAAAATGGTGGGAGTCAgtagtggagtgggagcatcctaaTACGAAGGATGTTCTTCGTCCATTTGTAAGGTTTAAG AATCTGGATGTTGGTCATATCGAACGTAAATTGCGGAAGCATGCTAGCTAG